In the genome of Rhodoferax fermentans, one region contains:
- the trpB gene encoding tryptophan synthase subunit beta, whose product MSDYQQPDARGHFGIYGGSFISETLTHAVNELKEAYAKYQRDPAFIAEFESELAHFVGRPSPIYHAARMSREVGGAQIFLKREDLNHTGAHKINNTIGQAMLAKRMGKPRVIAETGAGQHGVATATICARYGLECVVYMGSEDVKRQSPNVYRMKLLGATVVPVESGSKTLKDALNEAMRDWVANVDNTFYIIGTVAGPHPYPMMVRDFQSVIGQECLVQMPEMLQAAGCSSAQPDVVVACVGGGSNAMGIFYPYIEFEATRLIGVEAAGAGMDSGKHSASIQRGSPGVLHGNRTYVLQDDNGQVTETHSISAGLDYPGVGPEHAFLNDIGRAEYVGITDTEALDAFHYLCRTEGIIPALESSHAVAYAMKLAKTMRPDQSILVNLSGRGDKDIGTVADLSGADFFCRPSCQGQSVKGNTSNVPVALIHKGQTATDSGVSQ is encoded by the coding sequence ATGTCTGACTACCAACAACCCGACGCCCGGGGCCACTTTGGCATTTATGGCGGCAGTTTCATCTCCGAGACCCTGACCCACGCGGTCAACGAACTCAAAGAGGCTTACGCCAAATACCAACGCGACCCGGCCTTCATCGCTGAATTCGAGTCCGAGCTGGCGCATTTTGTGGGCCGCCCCTCCCCCATCTACCACGCCGCGCGCATGAGCCGTGAGGTCGGAGGCGCGCAGATCTTCCTCAAACGCGAAGACCTCAACCACACCGGCGCGCACAAGATCAACAACACCATCGGCCAGGCGATGCTGGCCAAACGCATGGGCAAACCCCGCGTGATTGCCGAAACTGGCGCCGGCCAACACGGTGTGGCCACCGCCACCATCTGTGCCCGTTACGGACTCGAATGTGTGGTTTACATGGGCAGCGAAGACGTCAAACGCCAAAGCCCCAACGTTTACCGCATGAAGCTTTTGGGCGCCACCGTGGTGCCCGTCGAGTCAGGCAGCAAGACGCTCAAAGACGCCTTGAACGAAGCCATGCGCGACTGGGTCGCCAATGTCGACAACACCTTCTACATCATCGGCACCGTGGCCGGGCCACACCCCTACCCAATGATGGTGCGCGATTTCCAGAGTGTGATTGGCCAGGAATGCCTGGTGCAGATGCCCGAGATGTTGCAAGCCGCCGGTTGCAGCAGCGCCCAACCCGATGTGGTGGTGGCCTGCGTGGGTGGCGGCTCCAACGCCATGGGCATCTTCTACCCCTACATCGAGTTTGAAGCCACACGGCTGATAGGTGTGGAAGCGGCTGGAGCGGGCATGGACAGCGGCAAACATTCGGCCAGCATCCAGCGCGGCAGCCCGGGTGTGTTGCACGGCAACCGCACCTATGTGCTGCAGGACGACAACGGCCAGGTCACCGAGACCCACAGCATCAGCGCCGGGCTGGATTACCCCGGCGTCGGCCCGGAACACGCGTTTTTGAACGACATCGGTCGCGCCGAATACGTCGGCATCACCGACACCGAGGCGCTGGACGCCTTCCACTACCTGTGTCGCACCGAAGGCATCATCCCGGCGCTCGAATCCAGCCACGCGGTGGCCTACGCGATGAAACTCGCCAAAACCATGCGGCCCGACCAGTCCATTTTGGTCAACCTCTCTGGCCGTGGTGACAAGGACATCGGCACGGTGGCCGATCTGTCGGGGGCCGACTTCTTCTGCCGACCCAGCTGCCAGGGCCAGTCGGTCAAAGGAAATACATCCAATGTGCCGGTAGCCCTTATCCATAAAGGGCAGACAGCTACAGATTCAGGAGTTTCCCAATGA
- the trpA gene encoding tryptophan synthase subunit alpha, giving the protein MSRIAATFSQLQAQGRKALIPFVTAGFPYADVTPELMHAMVAGGADVIELGVPFSDPSADGPVIQKAGDKALAFGIGLAQVLDMVRVFRAQNQTTPVVLMGYANPVERYNQKHASGANDSAFVQDASAAGVDGVLIVDYPPEECEEFAAELKAHNMDLIFLLAPTSTDERMAQVARIASGYVYYVSLKGVTGSGALDTAAVEAMLPRIRQFVNVPVGVGFGIRDAATAQAIGKVADAVVIGSKIIQLIDNQPRDQVACTAQNFLRGVRNALDS; this is encoded by the coding sequence ATGAGCCGCATCGCCGCCACCTTCAGCCAGCTCCAGGCACAAGGCCGCAAGGCGCTGATTCCGTTTGTCACCGCCGGTTTTCCGTATGCCGATGTCACCCCCGAACTCATGCACGCGATGGTCGCAGGCGGTGCTGACGTGATTGAACTCGGTGTGCCTTTTTCCGACCCCAGCGCCGACGGCCCGGTGATCCAGAAAGCCGGTGACAAAGCCCTGGCTTTTGGCATTGGCCTGGCCCAGGTGCTCGACATGGTGCGGGTCTTCCGCGCTCAAAATCAGACCACGCCGGTGGTGCTCATGGGTTACGCCAACCCGGTGGAGCGTTACAACCAGAAACACGCCAGTGGCGCCAATGACAGCGCTTTTGTGCAGGATGCCAGCGCCGCCGGGGTAGACGGTGTGTTGATCGTCGACTACCCGCCCGAAGAGTGTGAGGAGTTCGCGGCCGAACTCAAGGCGCACAACATGGACCTGATCTTTTTGCTGGCCCCCACCAGCACCGATGAGCGCATGGCCCAGGTGGCGCGCATCGCCAGCGGTTATGTCTATTACGTGTCACTCAAGGGCGTGACCGGCTCGGGCGCGCTCGACACCGCTGCGGTGGAAGCCATGTTGCCGCGCATCCGCCAGTTTGTGAACGTGCCCGTCGGTGTGGGGTTTGGCATCCGCGACGCGGCCACCGCACAGGCCATCGGCAAGGTGGCAGACGCGGTGGTGATTGGCAGCAAGATCATCCAGCTGATCGACAATCAGCCGCGTGATCAGGTGGCCTGCACCGCGCAAAACTTCCTGCGTGGTGTTCGCAACGCGTTGGATTCATAA
- the accD gene encoding acetyl-CoA carboxylase, carboxyltransferase subunit beta: protein MSWLEKLLPPKIQQTDPKDRRAVPEGLWIKCPACESVLYKTDLEQNQNVCPTCSHHHRIGARARLNFFLDNEGRYEIGQEVLPVDALKFKDSRKYPERLKEALENTGETDALVVMGGSVLGIGLVAACFEFEFMGGSMGSVVGERFARGVQAAIDQKVPFVCFTATGGARMQEGLLSLMQMAKTNASLTHLAKKGLPYISVLTDPTMGGVSAGFAFLGDVVMAEPKALIGFAGPRVIESTVRVKLPEGFQRAEFLQTKGAVDLICDRRELRATIANTLAMLTRQSADAVG from the coding sequence ATGAGTTGGCTTGAAAAACTGCTTCCCCCCAAAATCCAGCAAACCGATCCCAAAGACCGGCGTGCCGTGCCCGAGGGCCTGTGGATCAAATGCCCGGCCTGTGAAAGCGTGCTCTACAAAACCGATCTGGAGCAGAACCAGAACGTCTGCCCGACCTGCAGCCACCACCACCGCATTGGCGCACGCGCCCGGCTCAACTTCTTCCTGGACAACGAAGGCCGTTACGAAATCGGCCAGGAAGTCTTGCCCGTGGACGCGCTCAAGTTCAAGGACAGCCGCAAATACCCCGAACGCCTGAAAGAAGCGCTGGAAAACACCGGCGAGACCGATGCGCTGGTGGTCATGGGCGGCAGTGTGCTGGGCATTGGCCTGGTGGCGGCGTGTTTTGAATTTGAATTCATGGGCGGCAGCATGGGCAGCGTGGTGGGTGAGCGTTTTGCGCGTGGTGTGCAAGCCGCCATCGACCAGAAGGTGCCCTTTGTGTGCTTCACCGCCACCGGAGGTGCACGCATGCAAGAGGGCCTGCTCTCGCTGATGCAGATGGCCAAGACCAACGCGTCGCTGACCCATCTGGCCAAAAAAGGCCTGCCCTACATCAGTGTCTTGACCGACCCGACCATGGGTGGCGTGAGCGCCGGGTTTGCCTTCTTAGGCGACGTGGTGATGGCTGAACCCAAGGCGCTGATCGGTTTTGCCGGACCGCGCGTGATTGAATCGACGGTGCGCGTGAAGCTGCCCGAAGGTTTCCAACGCGCCGAGTTCCTGCAGACCAAGGGCGCGGTGGACCTGATCTGTGACCGCCGCGAGCTGCGTGCCACCATTGCCAACACCCTGGCCATGCTCACGCGCCAAAGTGCCGACGCGGTCGGTTAA
- a CDS encoding TfoX/Sxy family protein yields MASDASFADYVCDQISGAGPVSSRKMFGEYAIYCCGKVVALVCDNQLFVKPTEAGRVWIGSPVEAQPFPGAKPWFLVEDALDDRPWITQLIRLTELETPAPKPKAAKKAKGSSPSKRQ; encoded by the coding sequence ATGGCCTCAGACGCATCCTTCGCGGACTACGTCTGTGACCAGATCAGCGGCGCCGGGCCGGTGTCCTCACGCAAGATGTTTGGTGAATACGCCATCTACTGCTGTGGCAAGGTGGTGGCGCTGGTGTGTGACAACCAGCTGTTTGTCAAACCCACCGAGGCCGGGCGCGTATGGATTGGCAGCCCGGTGGAGGCTCAACCCTTTCCCGGGGCCAAACCCTGGTTTCTCGTTGAGGATGCGCTGGACGACCGCCCCTGGATCACCCAGCTGATCCGGCTGACCGAGTTGGAGACGCCAGCCCCCAAACCCAAAGCCGCCAAAAAGGCCAAGGGCAGCAGCCCGTCAAAACGCCAGTAG
- a CDS encoding YggT family protein: MLYQIFTLLLEVVVGLLSGACLLRLYMQYLRIPMSARSGNPLGRFVFALTDWIVLPLRKVVPSVGALDTASLVAAFLLQLAEFGLLWLLAGAAGGLFAVPILALFGLLRMTVSAMTGAVIVYAVLSWVQTNSVIADVLERLVSPLLVPIRRVLPLIGGVDLSPLALLVILQIVAIVLGNLQAAALLAF, encoded by the coding sequence ATGCTGTACCAAATTTTTACCCTGCTGCTTGAGGTTGTTGTTGGTTTGCTCAGCGGCGCTTGCCTGTTGCGCCTGTACATGCAGTACCTGCGGATTCCGATGTCGGCGCGCTCGGGCAATCCGCTCGGGCGTTTTGTGTTTGCGTTGACCGACTGGATTGTGCTGCCGCTGCGCAAAGTGGTCCCGTCGGTGGGTGCGCTCGATACCGCCAGTCTGGTGGCGGCTTTTCTGTTGCAACTGGCTGAGTTTGGCCTGTTGTGGCTGTTGGCGGGTGCGGCCGGTGGTTTGTTTGCGGTGCCGATCCTGGCGCTGTTTGGCTTGCTGCGTATGACGGTGTCGGCAATGACCGGCGCGGTGATTGTGTATGCGGTCTTGTCCTGGGTGCAGACCAACTCGGTGATCGCCGATGTGTTGGAGCGGCTGGTCAGCCCCTTGCTGGTGCCAATCCGGCGCGTGTTGCCCCTGATTGGTGGTGTGGATCTGTCGCCGCTGGCGCTGCTGGTGATTTTGCAGATTGTGGCCATTGTGCTGGGCAACCTGCAGGCGGCGGCTCTACTGGCGTTTTGA
- the lysS gene encoding lysine--tRNA ligase: MSEPITAAPSPAPQDENQLMAERRDKLKALRQAQAEGKGVAFPNDFKPANHAADLFATHAEQTPEALIEQATTAKIAGRMMLKRVMGKASFATLQDSTGRIQVYIKRDDVGEEVYAAFKHWDLGDIVAAEGTVFKTKTGELSIHASSIRLLTKSLRPMPDKFHGMADQEVKYRQRYVDLMTDEDTRKRFVARSKAVSGIREFMVAHDFLEVETPMLHPIPGGANAKPFTTHHNALDQQMFLRIAPELYLKRLIVGGFERVFEINRSFRNEGISVRHNPEFTMMEFYAAYWDYQDLMTFTEALIRDAAQRALGTLQLSYAGKPVDLAPPFERLTIHEAICKYTEAGQMLDDGSGLKVDSAEWLRSVLPKLGITEAKHHISTRSLPSLQVLYFEETVEEKLWQPTFIMEHPTEISPLARANDSRPEVTERFELYITGREFGNGFSELNDAEEQAARFQAQVAAKDSGDDEAMYYDHDFIRALEYGMPPTGGCGVGLDRLMMLLTDSSSIRDVILFPALRREV, encoded by the coding sequence ATGTCTGAACCCATCACCGCCGCCCCCAGCCCAGCCCCCCAGGACGAGAACCAGCTCATGGCCGAGCGGCGCGACAAACTCAAGGCGCTGCGCCAGGCGCAGGCTGAGGGCAAAGGGGTGGCTTTCCCGAACGACTTTAAACCCGCCAACCACGCCGCCGACCTGTTTGCCACACACGCCGAGCAAACGCCTGAAGCCCTGATCGAGCAAGCCACCACGGCCAAGATCGCCGGGCGCATGATGCTCAAACGTGTGATGGGCAAGGCCAGTTTTGCCACCTTGCAAGACAGCACGGGGCGCATCCAGGTCTACATCAAACGTGACGATGTGGGTGAGGAGGTGTACGCCGCGTTCAAACACTGGGACCTGGGCGACATCGTGGCCGCTGAAGGCACGGTGTTCAAGACCAAGACTGGCGAGTTATCGATCCATGCCAGCAGCATCCGTCTGTTGACCAAAAGCCTGCGCCCGATGCCCGACAAGTTCCACGGCATGGCCGACCAGGAGGTCAAATACCGCCAACGCTATGTCGACCTGATGACCGACGAAGACACGCGCAAGCGTTTTGTGGCGCGCAGCAAGGCGGTCAGTGGCATCCGCGAGTTCATGGTGGCGCACGACTTTCTGGAAGTTGAAACCCCGATGCTGCACCCGATTCCCGGCGGTGCCAACGCCAAGCCCTTCACCACGCACCACAACGCGCTGGACCAGCAGATGTTCCTGCGCATTGCGCCCGAGCTCTACCTCAAGCGGCTGATCGTCGGTGGTTTTGAGCGCGTGTTCGAGATCAACCGCAGTTTCCGCAACGAAGGCATCAGCGTGCGCCACAACCCCGAGTTCACCATGATGGAGTTCTACGCGGCGTACTGGGACTACCAAGACCTGATGACCTTCACCGAAGCGCTGATCCGCGACGCCGCCCAACGCGCCCTGGGCACGCTGCAACTGAGCTACGCAGGTAAACCGGTCGATCTGGCCCCGCCGTTTGAGCGCCTGACCATCCATGAAGCCATCTGCAAATACACCGAGGCTGGCCAGATGCTCGACGACGGCTCGGGCCTGAAGGTCGACAGCGCCGAGTGGTTGCGCTCGGTGCTGCCCAAGCTTGGCATCACCGAAGCCAAACACCATATCTCGACCCGCAGCCTGCCCAGCTTGCAGGTGCTGTATTTCGAGGAAACCGTGGAAGAAAAGCTCTGGCAGCCGACCTTCATCATGGAGCACCCGACCGAAATCTCGCCGCTGGCCCGCGCCAACGACAGCCGCCCCGAAGTGACCGAGCGTTTTGAGCTCTACATCACCGGGCGCGAATTCGGCAATGGTTTCAGCGAGTTGAACGACGCCGAGGAACAAGCGGCCCGCTTCCAGGCCCAGGTGGCCGCCAAAGACAGCGGCGACGACGAAGCCATGTACTACGACCACGACTTCATCCGCGCCCTCGAATACGGCATGCCCCCCACCGGCGGCTGCGGCGTCGGGCTGGATCGGCTGATGATGTTGCTGACCGACAGCAGCAGCATCCGCGACGTGATTCTGTTCCCGGCTTTGCGCCGCGAAGTTTAA
- a CDS encoding YgjP-like metallopeptidase domain-containing protein, producing the protein MHTIVNPGSARPLRYLQGYPADTLAQVEQMLQQDRVADWLRQKYPQGHTVRTDKALFDYVQALKSEHLRGAEPLAKVAFDNKLQVVQHALGTHTTISRVQGNKLKAKREIRVASLFKQAPEEFLKMISVHELAHLKERQHDKAFYQLCTYMEPRYHQLEFEVRVYLTHLEVSGARLWATATSTPG; encoded by the coding sequence ATGCATACGATAGTGAACCCAGGTAGCGCACGGCCGCTGCGCTACCTGCAGGGCTACCCTGCGGACACCCTGGCGCAGGTTGAGCAGATGCTGCAACAAGACCGCGTGGCTGACTGGCTGCGCCAAAAGTACCCACAGGGCCACACGGTGCGCACCGACAAGGCGCTGTTTGACTATGTGCAGGCGCTGAAATCCGAGCACCTGCGCGGCGCCGAACCGCTGGCCAAAGTGGCGTTTGACAACAAACTCCAGGTGGTGCAACACGCGCTGGGCACCCACACCACGATCAGCCGGGTGCAAGGCAACAAACTCAAGGCCAAGCGTGAGATCCGCGTGGCCAGCCTGTTCAAACAGGCGCCCGAAGAGTTTTTGAAAATGATCAGCGTGCATGAACTCGCCCACCTCAAGGAACGCCAGCACGACAAGGCGTTTTACCAGCTGTGTACCTACATGGAGCCGCGTTACCACCAGCTCGAGTTTGAGGTGCGGGTGTACCTGACCCACCTGGAAGTGTCGGGAGCGCGGTTGTGGGCCACCGCCACCAGCACGCCCGGTTGA
- a CDS encoding chemotaxis protein CheW, with the protein MENTAINNTGSASPTPSTTPPREYLSFQLGSVEYGIDILKVQEIRGFETSTRMFNAPPYVLGVLNMRGVIVPILDMRLKFEMAEVAYNSQTVTIVLNVANRVVGMVVDAVQDVVAIQAADVKPAPDFNGAVNTQHIIGIATVEQTEQQRMLVLLDIEKLMSSADMGLVADANV; encoded by the coding sequence ATGGAAAACACCGCGATCAACAACACGGGCTCTGCCAGCCCAACCCCCTCAACCACGCCCCCGCGCGAGTACCTGAGCTTTCAGCTCGGCTCGGTGGAGTACGGCATTGACATCCTCAAGGTGCAGGAGATCCGGGGTTTCGAGACCTCGACCCGGATGTTCAACGCGCCGCCCTACGTCCTGGGGGTGCTCAACATGCGCGGTGTCATCGTGCCAATTCTGGACATGCGCCTGAAGTTCGAGATGGCCGAGGTGGCCTACAACAGCCAGACCGTGACGATTGTGCTCAACGTGGCCAACCGGGTGGTGGGCATGGTGGTGGACGCGGTGCAAGACGTGGTGGCGATCCAGGCAGCGGATGTCAAACCCGCGCCTGATTTCAATGGGGCGGTCAACACCCAGCACATCATCGGTATTGCCACCGTGGAGCAGACCGAACAACAACGCATGCTGGTGCTGCTGGACATCGAAAAACTCATGTCCAGTGCCGACATGGGGCTGGTGGCTGATGCCAACGTCTGA
- a CDS encoding methyl-accepting chemotaxis protein, with protein MSSLRNIKIATRLALGFGLVILIGIVIAAFSAWEMRALASQLDLVANERMVKVSQFSTLKDNYNAAALYARNAVIINDPDFQEGEKKKIADLRAVNADIQSKLEKEIVVPKAVELLKITSDKRDAYNAAIDRVIDMAEKGQQTGAGAVLIGEVLPLQIPIFKALDDSRAMQDELASSLAKEAMASATADALLMVVCATLMLLIGGTVAWLITRDLSRALGAEPRALSEVATRVADGDLSVRLPLRSGDSSSVMANLARMQAALVKVVSTVRQGSESVSTASAEIAQGNHDLSSRTESQASALEQTAASMEELGSTVKQNADNARQANQLAQNASSVAIKGGEVVAQVVDTMKGINESSRKISDIISVIDGIAFQTNILALNAAVEAARAGEQGRGFAVVASEVRSLAGRSAEAAKEIKTLISASVERVEQGTALVDQAGTTMTEVVASIRRVNDIMGEISAASVEQSQGVGQVGEAIQQMDQATQQNAALVEEMAAAASSLKSQAQDLVGTVAVFKLAAGQDSGYATATPTPPPSLATPVSHNTPKQLASSRQAATKAAPQAAALTHDSDNKAGGSQDWESF; from the coding sequence TTGTCAAGTTTACGCAACATAAAAATCGCCACCCGTCTGGCATTGGGTTTTGGTTTGGTGATTCTGATCGGCATCGTGATCGCCGCCTTTTCAGCGTGGGAGATGCGCGCACTGGCATCGCAGTTGGACCTGGTGGCCAATGAGCGCATGGTCAAGGTGTCACAGTTCAGCACCCTAAAAGACAACTACAACGCCGCCGCTCTCTATGCGCGCAATGCCGTCATCATCAACGACCCCGATTTCCAGGAAGGTGAGAAGAAAAAAATTGCCGATCTGCGTGCGGTCAATGCAGATATCCAGAGCAAGTTGGAAAAAGAAATCGTCGTTCCCAAAGCCGTTGAACTGCTGAAGATCACCAGCGATAAACGGGACGCCTACAACGCCGCCATTGACCGGGTCATAGACATGGCAGAAAAGGGTCAACAAACCGGGGCGGGGGCCGTGCTGATTGGGGAGGTTCTTCCCTTGCAGATTCCGATTTTCAAGGCCCTGGACGATTCACGGGCAATGCAGGACGAACTGGCAAGCAGTCTGGCCAAAGAGGCGATGGCCTCCGCAACCGCAGATGCCCTCCTGATGGTGGTCTGTGCCACGCTGATGCTGCTGATTGGCGGCACGGTGGCCTGGCTGATCACGCGTGACCTGTCACGCGCCCTGGGTGCCGAGCCCCGCGCCCTGTCCGAGGTGGCGACCCGTGTGGCTGATGGCGACCTCAGCGTGCGTCTGCCCTTGCGCAGCGGCGACAGCAGCAGCGTCATGGCCAATCTGGCACGTATGCAAGCGGCTTTGGTCAAGGTTGTCAGCACCGTGCGCCAGGGCTCCGAATCGGTCTCCACCGCCAGCGCCGAAATCGCCCAGGGCAACCATGACTTGTCTTCACGCACCGAGTCCCAGGCCAGCGCCCTGGAACAAACCGCCGCCTCCATGGAAGAACTCGGCTCCACCGTCAAACAAAACGCCGACAACGCCCGTCAAGCCAACCAGCTCGCCCAAAACGCCAGCTCGGTGGCCATCAAGGGCGGTGAAGTCGTCGCCCAGGTGGTCGACACCATGAAGGGCATCAACGAATCGAGCCGCAAGATCAGCGACATCATCAGCGTGATCGATGGCATCGCTTTCCAGACCAACATCCTCGCGTTGAATGCTGCTGTCGAAGCCGCTCGTGCGGGTGAACAGGGCCGTGGTTTTGCGGTGGTGGCCAGCGAGGTGCGCAGTCTGGCCGGGCGCAGTGCCGAAGCCGCCAAAGAAATCAAGACCCTGATCAGCGCCAGTGTGGAGCGCGTTGAACAAGGCACAGCTTTGGTCGATCAGGCCGGTACCACCATGACCGAGGTCGTGGCCTCCATTCGCCGGGTCAACGACATCATGGGCGAGATCAGCGCCGCCAGCGTCGAACAAAGCCAGGGTGTAGGCCAGGTGGGTGAAGCCATCCAGCAGATGGACCAGGCCACCCAGCAAAACGCAGCCTTGGTCGAAGAGATGGCGGCGGCTGCATCCAGCCTCAAGAGCCAGGCGCAGGACCTGGTGGGCACGGTGGCGGTGTTCAAACTGGCAGCGGGGCAGGACAGCGGGTACGCAACCGCAACACCCACGCCACCACCCAGTCTGGCCACCCCGGTCAGCCACAACACCCCCAAGCAACTCGCCAGCAGCCGCCAAGCCGCCACCAAGGCAGCGCCCCAGGCAGCCGCCTTGACCCATGACAGCGACAACAAAGCGGGTGGTTCTCAGGATTGGGAGAGCTTCTGA
- a CDS encoding DMT family transporter has product METHPYFSRRNVVIVLACFACMLWGSAYPAIKSGYALFAIAADDIPTKMVFAGYRFVIAGVLLLLMAVATRRPIFDLSWHKLRQITALGLTQTAVQYVFFYIGLAYTTGVKGSIMNATGTFFSVLLAHFIYKNDRLSWNKAIGCLVGFVGVMVVNFDKSLLDFQFTLLGEGFVVIAAFILSAASIYGKKVSQDMDSIVLTGYQLALGGVVLVLAGYLFGGVLTGFTWKSSALLFYLALMSSVAFGLWTILLKYNRVGMVTIFNFLIPVFGALLSAAFLGESILEWKNMLALVLVCSGIFLVTKESRGT; this is encoded by the coding sequence TTGGAAACGCATCCGTATTTTTCCCGGCGCAACGTGGTGATTGTGCTGGCGTGTTTTGCTTGTATGTTGTGGGGCAGTGCCTACCCGGCCATCAAAAGTGGCTACGCGCTGTTTGCCATTGCCGCCGACGACATTCCCACCAAGATGGTGTTTGCCGGCTACCGGTTTGTGATTGCCGGTGTGTTGCTGCTGCTCATGGCAGTGGCCACACGCCGCCCGATCTTTGACCTGAGCTGGCACAAGCTGCGCCAGATCACCGCCCTGGGCCTGACCCAGACGGCGGTGCAGTACGTGTTTTTCTACATTGGCCTGGCCTACACCACCGGCGTCAAGGGCTCGATCATGAACGCCACCGGCACCTTCTTCAGTGTGCTGCTGGCCCATTTCATCTACAAAAACGACCGCCTGAGCTGGAACAAGGCCATTGGCTGCCTGGTGGGCTTTGTGGGCGTGATGGTGGTCAATTTCGACAAGAGCCTGCTGGACTTCCAGTTCACGCTGCTGGGTGAAGGTTTTGTGGTGATTGCGGCCTTCATCCTGTCGGCGGCTTCGATTTACGGTAAAAAAGTCTCGCAAGACATGGATTCGATTGTGCTGACCGGCTACCAACTGGCGCTGGGTGGTGTGGTGCTGGTGCTGGCGGGTTACCTGTTTGGCGGGGTCTTGACCGGCTTCACCTGGAAGTCCTCGGCGCTGCTGTTTTACCTGGCGCTGATGTCCTCGGTGGCGTTTGGCCTGTGGACCATTTTGCTCAAGTACAACCGGGTCGGGATGGTGACCATTTTCAACTTCTTGATCCCGGTGTTTGGCGCCCTGCTGTCCGCCGCCTTCCTGGGTGAGAGCATTCTGGAGTGGAAAAACATGCTGGCCCTGGTGCTGGTGTGCTCCGGCATTTTCCTGGTGACCAAGGAAAGCCGCGGCACCTGA
- a CDS encoding DUF3820 family protein, with the protein MNPEDLQLLVTRTMPFGKHKGRLIADLPGDYLRWFVNQGTPKGEIGRLLTLMHEIDHNGLSDLLKPLR; encoded by the coding sequence ATGAATCCCGAAGACCTGCAACTGCTGGTGACCCGCACCATGCCCTTTGGCAAACACAAGGGCCGCCTGATTGCCGACCTGCCGGGTGACTACCTGCGCTGGTTTGTCAACCAGGGCACACCCAAGGGCGAGATTGGCCGCCTGCTGACCCTCATGCACGAGATCGACCACAACGGTTTGTCTGATCTGCTCAAGCCGCTGCGCTGA
- a CDS encoding translation initiation factor Sui1, which translates to MISKPSSGGLVYSTDSGRMCPACRHPVASCVCTSAKARPAGDGIVRVSRETKGRAGKGVTLVKGLALDDAALVALGKQLKAACGSGGTVKDGVIEVQGDHCERVMALLQAQGHKVKRAGG; encoded by the coding sequence ATGATCTCCAAACCTTCCAGCGGCGGCCTGGTGTACAGCACCGACAGTGGCCGCATGTGCCCGGCCTGCCGTCATCCGGTGGCCTCTTGTGTGTGTACCAGCGCCAAAGCCCGGCCGGCGGGCGACGGCATTGTGCGTGTCTCGCGCGAGACCAAAGGCCGCGCTGGCAAAGGCGTCACCCTGGTCAAAGGGCTGGCGCTCGACGATGCGGCGCTGGTGGCCTTGGGCAAACAACTTAAAGCTGCCTGTGGCTCGGGTGGCACCGTGAAAGACGGCGTGATCGAGGTGCAGGGAGACCACTGCGAACGTGTGATGGCGTTGCTGCAGGCGCAGGGCCACAAGGTCAAACGCGCGGGTGGCTGA